A single genomic interval of Camelina sativa cultivar DH55 chromosome 11, Cs, whole genome shotgun sequence harbors:
- the LOC104725566 gene encoding nuclear transcription factor Y subunit C-8-like translates to MENKSNQPPQDNPKLKRYWLNKMEGDLDFKNHEFPLAKIKRIVKFDPDVSMLAAEVAVVFSKASEMFIMDLTMRAWNHAQENKHTTIRGPDIAAAVGRTFKMDFLLDVVHEEEEPKAKPDHEDGELPPGMVIGTPVVDGSGIFGDVLESWPGTWTVAPGEGPVGEDVPGGSGGNGGN, encoded by the coding sequence ATGGAGAACAAAAGTAACCAGCCGCCCCAAGATAACCCGAAGCTAAAACGCTACTGGTTAAATAAGATGGAAGGTGACTTAGATTTCAAGAATCATGAGTTTCCCTTGGCTAAGATAAAGAGAATCGTTAAGTTTGATCCGGATGTGTCTATGCTCGCAGCTGAGGTTGCTGTCGTCTTCTCGAAGGCCAGTGAAATGTTCATCATGGATCTCACCATGCGTGCGTGGAACCATGCCCAGGAGAACAAACACACAACGATCCGCGGACCAGATATAGCCGCCGCAGTTGGTCGAACGTTCAAGATGGATTTTCTTCTTGATGTTGTCCATGAGGAGGAGGAGCCCAAGGCCAAGCCAGATCACGAAGATGGAGAACTGCCACCGGGAATGGTGATAGGAACTCCTGTTGTTGATGGTAGTGGGATATTCGGTGACGTACTGGAGTCGTGGCCGGGAACTTGGACCGTGGCGCCTGGTGAGGGTCCTGTGGGAGAGGATGTGCCTGGGGGAAGTGGAGGAAATGGTGGAAATTAA